One [Clostridium] saccharolyticum WM1 DNA segment encodes these proteins:
- a CDS encoding Cof-type HAD-IIB family hydrolase: protein MAMQNNITGRVKIIFSDIDGTLLDSCHQITDGTRNKIIELEQKGIPFVLVSARMPEGVASIRRQIGSHSPIISYSGGLIYDANRRILYSCLLELNHALKIKKVLETEFPRICCNTYGYEKWIVDNADDPWVRREEAITGLNAAEGDIKKEFEEEGGIHKFLLMGEAKEIHNVEIWLRKDYPELSIALSNENYLEVMHGSVKKSAGITYLCNYRGISLEEAMAFGDGHNDMDMLKVVKYGYAMGNAPKEVKESAAFETLDNDHEGVLAVIKELNE, encoded by the coding sequence ATGGCGATGCAAAACAATATAACGGGCAGGGTGAAGATAATCTTTAGTGATATTGATGGAACGTTACTTGACAGCTGCCATCAGATAACCGATGGAACCCGTAATAAAATCATTGAACTGGAACAAAAAGGGATACCTTTTGTTTTGGTTTCAGCAAGAATGCCGGAAGGTGTGGCAAGCATTCGGCGCCAGATCGGCAGCCATAGCCCTATTATCAGTTATAGCGGCGGTTTGATATACGATGCAAACAGAAGAATATTATATAGCTGTCTTCTGGAACTGAATCATGCATTAAAAATTAAAAAAGTATTAGAAACAGAATTTCCCAGGATATGCTGCAATACTTATGGCTATGAAAAGTGGATCGTTGACAATGCTGATGATCCATGGGTTCGGAGGGAGGAAGCGATCACCGGGTTAAATGCAGCCGAAGGGGATATCAAAAAAGAGTTTGAGGAGGAAGGCGGAATCCATAAGTTCCTATTGATGGGAGAGGCAAAGGAAATCCATAATGTAGAAATCTGGTTAAGAAAGGATTATCCGGAATTATCCATTGCGTTGTCGAATGAAAATTATCTGGAAGTTATGCATGGAAGTGTAAAGAAATCAGCGGGAATCACCTACTTATGCAATTATCGTGGAATTTCCCTGGAGGAAGCCATGGCGTTTGGTGACGGACATAACGATATGGACATGCTAAAGGTTGTGAAGTACGGCTATGCCATGGGAAATGCGCCGAAGGAAGTAAAAGAAAGTGCAGCTTTTGAAACACTGGATAATGATCACGAAGGGGTTCTTGCTGTTATAAAAGAATTGAATGAATGA
- a CDS encoding uracil-xanthine permease family protein, which produces MKSNSEISMNNIYKLDGRVPLGKAIPFGLQHVLAMFVANLTPIVIVTGAAGLDQGQTAVLIQNAMFVAGIATLIQLYPLWKIGAKLPIVMGVSFTFVTILCSVGVKYGYPGILGAILVGGAVEGILGLFAKYWRKLISPIVSACVVTSIGFSLLTVGARSFGGGYSDSFGSATNLLIGFVTLLSSILFNVFAKSFWKQLSVLFGLAVGYILSAVLGIVDLSGIFTGGFISLPRVLPYLPEFHMGAILSVVVIFLVSATETIGDTTAMVISGLDREITEKEISGSLACDGFASSISSLFGCLPVTSFSQNVGLIAMTKVVNRYTIMTGAVCMILAGLFPPIGAFFASLPDAVLGGCTIMMFGSIIISGMQMMARAGFSQRNSIISALSLSVGIGFTLVPEIFHIFPEIIQDVFAQNCVAVVFVMALVLNLILPEKMEIEKPAEVLE; this is translated from the coding sequence ATGAAAAGTAACTCGGAAATCAGCATGAATAATATTTACAAGCTGGATGGGCGTGTGCCGTTAGGAAAGGCGATACCATTCGGTTTGCAGCATGTACTGGCTATGTTTGTAGCCAATTTGACCCCGATTGTCATTGTGACGGGCGCAGCAGGGCTGGATCAAGGGCAGACTGCCGTACTCATTCAGAATGCCATGTTTGTTGCGGGAATAGCCACCTTGATTCAGCTGTATCCGTTATGGAAAATCGGGGCAAAGCTTCCTATCGTCATGGGGGTTAGTTTTACGTTTGTTACTATTTTGTGCTCGGTGGGAGTTAAATACGGATATCCGGGTATATTGGGGGCCATTCTCGTTGGAGGTGCAGTTGAAGGAATCCTGGGGCTTTTTGCAAAGTATTGGAGAAAGCTGATTTCTCCAATTGTTTCGGCCTGTGTGGTTACTTCCATCGGTTTTTCCCTTTTAACCGTTGGCGCCAGATCTTTTGGCGGCGGCTACAGTGACTCTTTCGGGTCGGCAACTAATCTTTTAATAGGGTTTGTGACGCTGCTTAGCAGCATCTTGTTTAACGTTTTTGCCAAATCCTTTTGGAAGCAGCTTTCTGTTTTATTTGGACTGGCAGTAGGCTACATCCTTTCTGCTGTTCTTGGAATTGTGGACTTGAGTGGGATATTTACCGGAGGATTCATATCTCTGCCCAGAGTATTACCTTATCTTCCGGAATTCCATATGGGCGCTATTTTGTCAGTGGTGGTGATATTCCTGGTTTCAGCAACAGAGACAATCGGAGATACCACGGCAATGGTAATTTCAGGTCTTGACCGTGAGATAACGGAAAAAGAGATCTCCGGATCCCTTGCCTGTGATGGTTTTGCCAGCAGTATTTCTTCCCTGTTTGGCTGCCTTCCGGTTACTTCTTTCAGTCAGAATGTAGGACTCATTGCCATGACAAAGGTGGTCAACCGTTACACCATTATGACAGGGGCTGTCTGTATGATACTGGCTGGTTTATTTCCGCCGATCGGTGCCTTTTTTGCATCTCTTCCAGATGCAGTACTGGGAGGCTGTACCATTATGATGTTTGGATCCATCATCATAAGCGGAATGCAGATGATGGCCCGGGCTGGTTTTTCCCAGAGAAATTCCATTATCAGCGCTCTTTCCCTTAGTGTGGGAATTGGGTTTACCCTGGTTCCTGAAATTTTTCACATATTCCCGGAAATCATTCAGGATGTATTCGCACAGAATTGCGTGGCTGTGGTGTTTGTCATGGCCTTAGTGCTGAATCTCATACTTCCTGAAAAAATGGAGATTGAAAAACCTGCAGAGGTATTGGAGTAA